One Sphaerisporangium krabiense DNA segment encodes these proteins:
- a CDS encoding LysR family transcriptional regulator, with protein MELRQLEYAVTVAEELHFGRAAARLHVTQQSVSEQIRRLERELGAPLFTRTSRRVTVTAVGEVFLREARGAVAAVRHALDVGRRAAAGTLDDVSVGYAEDLGPRLFQLAVPALRARLPSVRLAPCPMTTPDQLAALTGRRLDVGFCWTAELPPGLDSLLVTREPLVVALSAGHPLAGSDTIDPARLSHEPLVTVERAVNPWLHDHFVGQLEARGATVTIHREISSLDRLLPLVLTGSAVGLTVVGAAAARPFAGVVYRPFSEPSPYADHSVVWRRDAAGPAVAALVDVVRELRDAGAFMPPELGRPHQEPVRGDRILGDN; from the coding sequence ATGGAGCTTCGGCAGTTGGAGTACGCCGTCACCGTCGCGGAGGAACTGCACTTCGGCCGGGCCGCGGCGCGGTTGCACGTCACCCAGCAGTCCGTCAGCGAGCAGATCCGCCGCCTGGAACGCGAACTCGGCGCCCCCCTGTTCACCCGCACCAGCCGGCGGGTGACGGTGACCGCGGTGGGGGAGGTGTTCCTGCGCGAGGCGCGCGGTGCGGTGGCCGCCGTGCGCCACGCTCTCGACGTCGGCCGCCGCGCCGCCGCCGGCACGCTGGACGACGTGAGCGTCGGCTACGCCGAGGACCTCGGCCCGCGGCTGTTCCAGCTCGCGGTGCCCGCGTTGCGCGCCCGCCTTCCCTCGGTCCGGCTGGCCCCCTGCCCGATGACCACCCCCGACCAGCTCGCCGCGCTCACCGGCCGCCGTCTCGACGTCGGCTTCTGCTGGACCGCCGAGCTCCCGCCCGGCCTCGACTCGCTCCTGGTGACCCGCGAACCTCTCGTGGTCGCGCTGTCCGCCGGTCATCCCCTCGCGGGCTCCGACACGATCGATCCCGCCCGGTTGTCGCACGAGCCGCTGGTCACCGTCGAGCGCGCCGTCAACCCATGGCTGCACGACCACTTCGTCGGCCAGCTCGAGGCCCGCGGCGCCACGGTGACCATCCACCGGGAGATATCCAGCCTCGACCGGCTCCTGCCGTTGGTGCTCACCGGCTCCGCCGTCGGGCTCACCGTCGTCGGCGCCGCCGCGGCCAGGCCCTTCGCCGGAGTCGTCTACCGCCCCTTCAGCGAGCCGAGCCCCTACGCCGACCACAGCGTCGTCTGGCGGCGCGACGCCGCCGGACCCGCCGTCGCGGCCCTCGTCGACGTCGTCCGCGAGCTACGCGACGCCGGAGCCTTCATGCCCCCGGAACTCGGCCGGCCGCATCAGGAACCGGTCCGTGGCGACAGGATTCTCGGCGACAATTGA
- a CDS encoding SDR family oxidoreductase, whose translation MRTWFITGTSRGFGREMTEILLGRGDRVAATLRDPSRLDELADRHTDRLWRAELDVTDTARMREVVRRAFADLGRIDVVVSNAGHGLIGLAEELTDEQIRRQLDTNVTAPIQLVRAVTPHLREQGGGRILQTSSMGGHIAYPALSLYHASKWAIEGFFEAYAQEVEPFGIRTTLIEPGMVATGFYASADVAPSELAAYAGTQAAAFTHGESSVALRDMPGDPRKVAQAMIRIGVHADPPRRQLLGSDAYRLVHDALHARLSAVRAQRPIAMTTDRDDLTAAGA comes from the coding sequence ATGAGGACCTGGTTCATCACCGGCACGTCCCGCGGTTTCGGCAGGGAAATGACCGAGATCCTGCTCGGGCGCGGTGACCGTGTCGCCGCCACCCTGCGCGATCCCTCCCGGCTCGACGAACTGGCCGACCGCCACACCGACCGGCTGTGGCGTGCCGAGCTCGACGTCACCGACACCGCGCGGATGCGCGAGGTCGTCCGCCGCGCGTTCGCCGACCTCGGGCGGATCGACGTCGTCGTGTCCAACGCCGGCCACGGACTGATCGGCCTGGCCGAGGAGCTCACCGACGAGCAGATCCGCCGCCAGCTCGACACCAACGTCACGGCCCCGATCCAGCTCGTCCGCGCGGTCACGCCGCACCTGCGTGAGCAGGGCGGCGGCCGGATCCTGCAGACCTCCAGCATGGGCGGGCACATCGCCTACCCCGCGCTGTCGCTGTACCACGCGAGCAAGTGGGCGATCGAGGGGTTCTTCGAGGCCTACGCGCAGGAGGTCGAACCATTCGGCATCCGCACGACCCTCATCGAACCGGGCATGGTCGCCACCGGCTTCTACGCGTCCGCCGACGTCGCGCCCTCCGAGCTCGCCGCCTACGCGGGGACCCAGGCCGCCGCCTTCACCCACGGCGAGTCCTCCGTCGCGTTGCGGGACATGCCCGGCGATCCGCGCAAGGTAGCCCAGGCGATGATCCGCATCGGCGTCCACGCGGACCCGCCGCGCCGCCAGTTGCTCGGCTCGGACGCCTACCGACTGGTCCACGACGCCCTGCACGCCCGCCTGAGCGCGGTACGCGCCCAGCGCCCGATCGCCATGACCACCGACCGCGACGACCTGACCGCCGCCGGTGCCTAG
- a CDS encoding NAD(P)/FAD-dependent oxidoreductase, producing the protein MPRDLDQGRIVIVGASLAGLRAAETLREEGFTGSLTVVGDEPHPPYDRPPLSKQVLLGKAAADATALPARRGLDADWRLGVAATGLDAAGKRVLLADGESLPYDRLLIATGTRARPWPDPAQAALDGVLTLRTADDAARLAERLAAGPRRVLVIGGGFTGSEIASACRERGIEVTVAERGPAPLVGALGGTLAKLAAGLQRAHGVDLRCGVTVTALRGNGRFTGADLSDGDRVDADVCVVAMGAVRNTEWLADSGLAAGRLGVACDAGCRVFDAYGIVTDDVFVAGDVARFPHPLFEYQMLALEHWGNAVAQAGVAAHNMVSPGPLRRPHLAVPVFWSSQFGVNVKSVGVPSFSDQVVIAQGSLGERRLVAVYGYRGRVTAAVTVNMAKWLEHYQGLIETAAPFPPGPGAADGHPLVTEFPVPSNVPDPRGLLHGPTVALTGHLPDRRLTLVRPGG; encoded by the coding sequence ATGCCCCGTGATCTCGACCAGGGCCGCATCGTCATCGTCGGCGCGTCGCTGGCCGGGCTGCGGGCCGCCGAGACGCTGCGCGAGGAGGGCTTCACCGGCTCGTTGACCGTCGTGGGAGACGAGCCCCACCCGCCCTACGACCGGCCGCCGCTGTCCAAACAGGTGCTGCTCGGCAAGGCCGCGGCGGACGCCACCGCGCTTCCCGCGCGCCGGGGCCTGGACGCGGACTGGCGGCTGGGGGTGGCGGCCACGGGTCTGGACGCGGCGGGGAAGCGGGTGCTGCTGGCCGACGGCGAGTCGCTGCCCTACGACCGGCTGCTGATCGCCACCGGGACGCGGGCACGGCCCTGGCCCGACCCGGCGCAGGCGGCCCTGGACGGGGTTCTCACCCTGCGCACCGCCGACGACGCGGCGCGCCTGGCCGAGCGGCTGGCCGCGGGGCCGCGCCGGGTGCTGGTGATCGGCGGGGGCTTCACGGGCTCGGAGATCGCCTCGGCCTGCCGGGAGCGGGGCATCGAGGTCACCGTCGCGGAACGTGGCCCCGCACCGCTGGTGGGCGCGCTCGGCGGGACGCTGGCGAAGCTCGCGGCAGGGCTGCAGCGGGCGCACGGGGTGGACCTGCGCTGCGGGGTGACGGTGACCGCGCTGCGGGGGAACGGCCGCTTCACCGGCGCGGACCTGTCGGACGGCGACCGCGTCGACGCGGACGTGTGCGTCGTCGCGATGGGGGCGGTCCGCAACACCGAATGGCTGGCGGACTCCGGGCTGGCCGCGGGCCGGCTGGGGGTCGCCTGCGACGCGGGGTGCCGTGTCTTCGACGCCTACGGCATCGTCACCGACGACGTCTTCGTGGCCGGCGACGTCGCCCGCTTCCCGCACCCGCTGTTCGAGTACCAGATGCTCGCCCTGGAGCACTGGGGCAACGCGGTCGCGCAGGCCGGGGTCGCCGCCCACAACATGGTCAGTCCGGGGCCGCTGCGGCGCCCGCACCTGGCGGTCCCGGTCTTCTGGTCCAGCCAGTTCGGGGTGAACGTCAAGTCCGTCGGCGTCCCCTCCTTCTCCGACCAGGTGGTCATCGCCCAGGGCTCGCTCGGCGAACGCCGTCTGGTGGCGGTCTACGGCTACCGGGGCCGCGTGACCGCCGCGGTCACCGTGAACATGGCCAAGTGGCTGGAGCACTACCAGGGCCTGATCGAGACCGCGGCCCCGTTCCCGCCCGGTCCGGGCGCGGCCGACGGCCACCCGCTGGTGACCGAGTTCCCGGTCCCCTCCAACGTGCCCGACCCTCGGGGGCTCCTGCACGGTCCCACCGTCGCGCTCACCGGCCACCTGCCCGACCGCCGGCTGACTCTGGTCCGGCCCGGCGGCTGA
- the trxA gene encoding thioredoxin, with the protein MATIAVTESNFNEIADEGIVLLDFWAAWCGPCRTFGPIFEKASQKHADITFGKIDTDAERALAEGFDITSIPTVMAIRDGIVVFAQPGALPAPALEDLITQVRALDMDAIRKEIANDIDSGRAEGPEDGRRP; encoded by the coding sequence GTGGCGACGATCGCGGTGACCGAGTCCAACTTCAACGAGATCGCCGACGAGGGGATCGTCCTCCTCGACTTCTGGGCCGCCTGGTGCGGGCCGTGCCGCACCTTCGGGCCCATCTTCGAGAAGGCGTCCCAGAAGCACGCGGACATCACCTTCGGGAAGATCGACACCGACGCCGAGCGGGCGCTGGCGGAAGGGTTCGACATCACCTCGATCCCGACCGTGATGGCCATCCGTGACGGCATCGTGGTCTTCGCCCAGCCGGGCGCCCTCCCCGCTCCCGCCCTGGAGGACCTGATCACCCAGGTCCGCGCGCTGGACATGGACGCCATCCGCAAGGAGATCGCCAACGACATCGACTCCGGCCGCGCCGAGGGCCCGGAGGACGGCCGCCGTCCGTGA
- a CDS encoding phosphotransferase family protein — protein MESRTKRRLTPAQLDALAARALGAEVGSAEELLDGFANAVWRLTLKDGRQVVLKAGPPPGLEALRYERDLLRTEALVYHLATPTGLPLPRLLQSGFDDPELGGDYLIMSALDGVPWNQASSLGEADQRSLRHQLGGHIATLHGIPGDGVYGYPYAALTGTNWRDAFLAMTGALLDDAVRYATPLPRTLVEIAGAVYSNAAALEEVTAPALVHFDLWPGNVFLTPPSEGPPRIQALIDYERAFWGDPLADFVAPTIFGELDDDDPVLAGYREAGGKVELTPGARTREAMYRVYLYLVLLVENGPRQYPEESYGRIRGLATEGLTRSLDVLTRR, from the coding sequence GCGGAGGTCGGCTCCGCCGAGGAGCTCCTGGACGGCTTCGCCAACGCGGTGTGGCGGCTGACCCTGAAGGACGGCCGCCAGGTCGTGCTGAAGGCCGGCCCGCCGCCCGGCCTGGAGGCGCTCCGCTACGAGCGCGACCTGCTGCGCACCGAGGCGCTGGTGTACCACCTGGCCACGCCCACGGGGCTGCCGCTGCCCCGCCTGCTGCAGTCCGGCTTCGACGACCCCGAGCTCGGCGGCGACTACCTGATCATGTCGGCGCTGGACGGCGTGCCGTGGAACCAGGCGTCCTCGCTCGGCGAGGCCGACCAGCGGTCGCTGCGCCACCAGCTCGGCGGGCACATCGCCACGCTGCACGGCATCCCCGGCGACGGCGTCTACGGCTACCCCTACGCGGCGCTCACCGGGACGAACTGGCGGGACGCGTTCCTGGCCATGACCGGCGCGCTGCTGGACGACGCCGTGCGGTACGCGACCCCGCTGCCGCGGACGCTGGTGGAGATCGCGGGCGCCGTCTACTCCAACGCCGCCGCGCTGGAGGAGGTCACCGCGCCCGCGCTGGTGCACTTCGACCTCTGGCCGGGCAACGTGTTCCTGACCCCGCCCTCGGAGGGGCCGCCGCGCATCCAGGCCCTGATCGACTACGAGCGGGCGTTCTGGGGCGATCCGCTGGCCGACTTCGTCGCGCCGACGATCTTCGGTGAGCTGGACGACGACGATCCGGTCCTCGCCGGCTACCGCGAGGCGGGCGGCAAGGTGGAGCTCACGCCCGGGGCCCGCACCCGGGAGGCGATGTACCGCGTGTACCTGTACCTGGTGCTGCTGGTCGAGAACGGCCCCCGGCAGTACCCGGAGGAGTCCTACGGGCGGATCCGGGGCCTGGCCACCGAGGGGCTCACCAGGAGCCTGGACGTGCTCACGAGGCGCTGA
- a CDS encoding ferredoxin codes for MRIVVDLTRCQGYAQCVFLAPQVFELHGEEALLYDPDVPAGLLDRVRQAAAACPVQAILVGEQVRADAP; via the coding sequence ATGCGGATCGTGGTGGACCTCACCCGCTGCCAGGGCTACGCGCAGTGCGTGTTCCTCGCCCCTCAGGTGTTCGAGCTGCACGGCGAGGAGGCGCTGCTGTACGACCCTGACGTGCCCGCCGGCCTGCTCGACCGGGTACGCCAGGCCGCGGCGGCGTGCCCCGTCCAGGCCATCCTCGTGGGTGAGCAGGTGAGGGCCGATGCCCCGTGA
- a CDS encoding class II 3-deoxy-7-phosphoheptulonate synthase codes for MSAEPINLDSWRDLPAAQQPDWPDRSALESVVAELHGLPPLVFAGECDELKDRLAAVARGEAFVLQGGDCAETFAGATADNVRNKLKTLLQMAIVLTYAGRVPVVKIGRLAGQFAKPRSKPTETRGGVELPAYRGDMVNGFDFTPESRTPDPVRLLRAYHSSAVTLNLARAFTKGGYADLRQVHAWNQDFVAESPAGRRYEQLAREIDQALAFMHACRADPEEFHTVEFYSSHEALILDYDRALTRVDSRTGLPYDVSAHMVWIGERTRQLDGAHVEFFSRIRNPIGVKLGPTTSPEEALALIDKLNPANEAGRLTFIARMGASKVRDALPPLVEKIRASGAQIAWICDPMHGNTFEAPSGHKTRRLDDVLDEVAGFFEVHRALGTHPGGIHIEFTGDDVTECVGGGHPIVEEDLALRYETACDPRLNRGQSLDLAFRVAELYRLS; via the coding sequence GTGAGCGCCGAACCGATCAACCTCGATAGCTGGCGGGACCTCCCCGCCGCCCAGCAGCCCGACTGGCCCGACCGGTCCGCGCTGGAGTCCGTCGTCGCCGAGCTGCACGGCCTGCCGCCGCTCGTGTTCGCCGGAGAGTGCGACGAGCTCAAGGACCGTCTCGCCGCCGTCGCGCGGGGCGAGGCGTTCGTCCTCCAGGGCGGTGACTGCGCCGAGACCTTCGCCGGCGCCACCGCCGACAACGTCCGCAACAAGCTGAAGACGCTGTTGCAGATGGCCATCGTGCTCACCTACGCCGGCCGCGTCCCCGTCGTCAAGATCGGCCGCTTGGCGGGGCAGTTCGCCAAGCCGCGCTCCAAGCCGACCGAGACCCGCGGCGGCGTCGAGCTCCCGGCCTACCGCGGCGACATGGTCAACGGCTTCGACTTCACCCCCGAGTCCCGCACGCCCGACCCCGTGCGCCTGCTGCGGGCGTACCATTCCTCCGCGGTGACGCTCAACCTGGCCCGCGCCTTCACCAAGGGCGGGTACGCCGACCTGCGCCAGGTCCACGCCTGGAACCAGGACTTCGTGGCCGAGTCCCCCGCGGGCCGCCGCTACGAGCAACTCGCCCGCGAGATCGACCAGGCCCTGGCGTTCATGCACGCCTGCCGCGCCGATCCCGAGGAGTTCCACACGGTCGAGTTCTACTCCTCGCACGAGGCCCTGATCCTCGACTACGACCGCGCCCTCACCCGCGTCGACTCCCGCACCGGCCTGCCGTACGACGTGTCGGCCCACATGGTCTGGATCGGCGAGCGCACCCGCCAGCTCGACGGCGCCCACGTGGAGTTCTTCAGCCGCATCCGCAACCCCATCGGCGTCAAGCTCGGCCCGACCACCTCCCCCGAGGAGGCGCTGGCGCTGATCGACAAGCTCAACCCGGCCAACGAGGCCGGGCGGCTCACCTTCATCGCGCGCATGGGCGCCTCCAAGGTGCGCGACGCCCTGCCGCCGCTGGTCGAGAAGATCCGCGCGAGCGGCGCGCAGATCGCCTGGATCTGCGACCCGATGCACGGCAACACCTTCGAGGCCCCGAGCGGGCACAAGACCCGCAGGCTCGACGACGTGCTCGACGAGGTGGCGGGCTTCTTCGAGGTGCACCGCGCGCTCGGCACCCACCCGGGCGGCATCCACATCGAGTTCACCGGCGACGACGTCACCGAGTGCGTCGGCGGCGGCCACCCCATCGTCGAGGAGGACCTGGCGCTGCGCTACGAGACCGCCTGCGACCCCCGCCTCAACCGCGGCCAGTCGCTGGACCTGGCCTTCCGCGTCGCCGAGCTGTACCGCCTGAGCTGA
- a CDS encoding cytochrome P450 yields the protein MAVDTLLERITDHANRPDPYPLYAELREAGVVRQTDGSYLVGTYYDIAALLHDPRVSSDPRNLAPPYREVVPEAGQLSFIRLDDPEHHRLRGLAMRPFGPPHSPHRVDAMRGQIASITAELAEALEGRTRIDVVEDFAYPLPVTVICRLLGVPREDEPVFREWSAAIVDVADITPGQDPGERRTAGEQALTEMGRYLVDLAEGRRGHPGDDMLSAFVNEPGGAFTREELAATAVLLLVAGHETTVNLIANGVLTLLRHPDQLDRLRREPDLLPAAVEELLRYEPPVQIRRRTPLANIDVAGVTVPKGVPLILVLASGNRDPKRFPDPERFDPARTDNQHLGFGGGVHLCYGAPLARVEAQTALGALIPHLGAATLLRDPPAYRHNAMLRGPRHLPVEL from the coding sequence ATGGCCGTCGACACCCTGCTGGAGCGGATCACCGACCACGCCAACCGCCCCGACCCCTACCCGCTGTACGCCGAGCTCCGCGAGGCGGGGGTGGTTCGGCAGACCGATGGAAGCTACCTGGTCGGCACCTATTACGACATCGCCGCGCTGCTGCACGATCCGCGGGTCAGCTCCGACCCCCGCAACCTCGCCCCTCCATACCGCGAGGTGGTCCCGGAGGCGGGGCAGCTCTCCTTCATCCGGCTCGACGACCCCGAGCACCACCGGCTGCGCGGCCTGGCCATGCGGCCGTTCGGCCCTCCGCACAGCCCGCACCGGGTGGACGCGATGCGCGGCCAGATCGCCTCGATCACCGCGGAACTGGCCGAGGCGCTGGAGGGCCGCACGCGGATCGACGTCGTGGAGGACTTCGCCTACCCGCTGCCGGTCACCGTCATCTGCCGGCTGCTCGGTGTGCCCCGGGAGGACGAGCCGGTGTTCCGGGAGTGGTCCGCCGCGATCGTCGATGTCGCGGACATCACGCCCGGCCAGGACCCCGGCGAACGGCGGACGGCCGGCGAGCAGGCTCTGACGGAGATGGGCCGGTACCTGGTGGACCTCGCCGAGGGGCGCCGCGGCCACCCCGGCGACGACATGCTCTCGGCGTTCGTCAACGAGCCGGGCGGAGCGTTCACCCGGGAGGAGCTCGCGGCCACCGCCGTGCTGCTGCTGGTCGCCGGGCACGAGACCACGGTCAACCTGATCGCCAACGGGGTGCTCACCCTGCTGCGCCACCCCGACCAGTTGGACCGGCTGCGCCGTGAACCCGATCTGCTCCCCGCGGCGGTGGAGGAACTGCTGCGGTACGAGCCCCCGGTCCAGATCCGCAGGCGCACCCCTCTGGCCAACATCGACGTCGCCGGCGTCACCGTCCCCAAGGGCGTGCCCCTGATCCTGGTGCTGGCCTCCGGCAACCGCGACCCCAAGCGGTTCCCCGATCCCGAACGGTTCGACCCCGCCCGCACCGACAACCAGCACCTCGGCTTCGGCGGCGGCGTCCATCTCTGCTACGGCGCGCCGCTGGCCCGGGTCGAGGCTCAGACCGCACTCGGCGCTCTGATCCCCCACCTCGGCGCCGCGACGCTCCTGCGGGACCCGCCCGCCTACCGGCACAACGCCATGCTCCGCGGCCCCCGGCACCTCCCCGTCGAACTGTGA